The Chitinophagaceae bacterium nucleotide sequence CCGCTTCAATTGCTCTTCCTGCAGTTGTTGTGATTTTGACAGCAGATCAATTTCATTCTGTTTCTGCAATGCTTCCGCTTCATTTCCGGCAATGATTGCTTTTTGTTTTTCAATCTCAAGGGTTTTAATCCGCTGTTCAGTTGACAGACGGTTAATTTCAAAATCTTTCTTCTCTGTTTCGTACTGCGTTTGCAGGGAGGCAATCTTTGTATTGGTTTCTGTATTTAAAAGGCTGTCACGGTAAAGGATAAACTTCTTATAATAATCATAGGCTGCTTTATAATCTTTTTTACCATTATAGAAATCGGAAAGATAGCTGTACACACTCCGCAACACTCCTTTATTACCCAATGATTTTGCAAGAGTTTCTGATTTTCTGAAATACTCAACTGCACCAGCTGAATCCTTTAAAAGATTACTGTAAAAAGCAGCAGCGATGTACCTGTTGGCAACCACTCCCTGGTCGATCTTTTCGTATAATGCAATTGCCTTCTTTTCATATTCAAATGCTTCCTGAATTTTTTCTGCCTGTTCATCAGTAACGACATACTTACATAGGCCTGTGCAATTCTTGCCTGGATACCGCTTTGCTCAGCATATTTTAATCCGAGCTCCTGGTATTTTACAGCCTGCGGCATTGAATCGCTGAAGAGATACATTTGTGAAATATTATTACAGGACAAAGCCATACCGCCAAGATCAGCGGTTTTTTGCCGTAATTCAAATGCCTGTTTAGCATAGCGGATTGCTTCCGGCATTTTATTCAAATCAAAATAAGTTGCCGACAGATTACTTAATGACTGAGCCAACCCTATATTGTTATTGTTCTTCTCATGAAGCCGTATCGCTTTTAAATACCATTCTACCTGCTGATCATATAATCCCCTTTCTCCTGCCACGTATCCAAGATCATTATAAACAACAGCCGTGTATTCGTTTTTGTCTTTTTCAAACTTTAATAACAATGCCCTGTTAAATAGTTGCTCTGCCTCATTAAGTTTCTTGAATTCAAGAAAATACTGACCTAACTGATAGTATGAAAGAGCAATCAGGAAAGTATCTTTTAATGCAACTGCGTTTCTTAATGCAGCCGAGTCATATTTTCCAAGCAATTCCTGTTCACCTTTCCGGTAAAGAATGTCTGCAATTTTTAAGTTGGCATAGCTTTCACCTCTCAACAATTTTATTCGCCCGCTTTCTTCCAGTGCAAGCTTACCATAAAACAAAGCTGAATCAAGCTGTGATTTTTCTGCCAGCAAATCTGCTTTCTCCAGGTATTTGAAAATGCGGAGAGAATCCTCTTTACCGTATTTTTGCTGACCAATAACATTACTAATCATTGCAATAGCAACAAAAAGAGCAAAAAGCCTTTTTTTGTAATTGTGTAAGAGGCGCATATCAGGTTAAAAAAATACACTATTTTTTCTAAACTATGAAACAACCGGAAGACAATACCAGCCCACAACGAATTGTTCTGTTTGATGGAGTTTGTAATTTCTGCAACTTCTGGATACAGTTTGCCTTGAAGCGTGACCGTAAGGGTAAATTACTATTTACATCCTTACAGGGTGAAACAGCCAGAACAATTTTACCTCAGTTTGGAATAGATCCTGCTGTGTTGACTTCAGTTATTTTTATTGATGATGGAAAAGTTTACAAAGAATCTTCAGCAGCACTCAGGGTATGCCGCTATTTAGACGGGGGCTGGAAACTAATATACGTTCTGATTCTTATCCCTCCAGTTCTAAGGGATTACACTTATAAATGGATAGGTAAAAACCGCTACAAATGGTTTGGCAAACAGGAAACATGCATGCTTCCAACTCCCGAACAACGAAAAAGATTTTTAGACTGATTTTTAAACTTCAGGCAGCATTTATAGTCAGATGCTGATCAATTATAAATATATTTGCATATAATTCCGTTTGAATAGACCTAAATAAGCTATGAATCTATGATAAAAATCTATTGGCGAAAATTTAAATATATCTACCGCAACCTAAATTTTCTTTTTCTTCTTGATGGTCTCCTCGTCGCCACTATTTTCTTCTTCGCATCCGAATCAAAATATGAATCCCAACTGTTTGTTGCAATCAGCAATAATATAAAAGACAGTTTGCCGGCAAATTATTCCAAAGAGGCCTTTGCTTTAAAAGCCACTGAAACAACTTTCGATTTGGAAGAAAACAGGTATGTCGTTTTTGGTGAAAGGAAGATTGAAGGCCTCAAAGCAAATTATTTTCATCCAACAACAGTTGACCTGATGACAGGTAACGGAGCCTGTGCAAGCTATGCTGCTGTTCTTGCTAGAATATTAAAAGCCGATGGAATGAAAGTAAGAATTGGACAGATGAAAGTGAACGGACTATATGGCGGCCATATGTTTGTTGAAACGAAAACGGAAAGCGGATGGGTTGTACTGGATCCGATGTTCAATCAATCTTTTAAGAAACCTGATGGCAGTCTTGCTGGTTTCAAAGACCTGCAGCAGAACTGGGACTTCTATAAAACCCAGGTCCCTGGTAATTATAAACCAGAGTATAGTTACAGTGGTGTGAGGTATGCCAACTGGAATAAAATACCTGTTATAACACCTGCAATAAAATCAATACTTAATTTTTTTATTGGAAAAGAAAAAGCAGACCTGATTTCCGTAAGACCATACCTTTTACGAATTTACAATAAGCTGACATGGCTGACTGGTATTGTATTGCTCATTTCTCTGATACAAACTGCCAGAATTTACAAAAGAAGAAAAGTATACCGAACAAAATTGGGCAGACAGCTTGATACTGCAATGGAGATGAAAATATTTGCAGCCTGATCAGTTAACAGTTACTTCGCCTTTCATATAAAACACACATTCGCCTCCCATCATTACCCGTTCGGTACTCAGCTGTTCACAGTGAATATCGCCACCACGTTTACTTAACTGTTTGGCAAACATTTTTTTCTTATCTAGTTTTTCACTCCAGAAAGGAATGAGCTGTGAGTGAGCTGAACCTGTAACCGGATCTTCATCAATACCGGCAGTTGGTGCAAAGAAGCGGGAAACAAAATCTACCTTATCCCCTTTGGCTGTAAGGATTACCATTTCGCCGGTTTTCTTTAATGCCGTAAAATCGGGCTTTGCATTTACCACTTCTGCTTCTGTATTTACTTCAATTAATAAATCACGGTATTTGTAGGCACCAACAATTTCCTTCACACTTAATATCTCAGCCATATCCTGCGGATAATCTGCAATACGCTCAGGCTTCCAGGAAGGAAAATCCATTTCATACAGCTCATTATTCTTCACCACTTTTAATAAGCCGCTTTTTGAATGAAAGGTAACAGAAGGCTTGTTATAGCCAAGTATAGAATACAATGCAAACGCACTTGCTAATGTAGCATGCCCGCATAAATTAATTTCAAGTTCAGGTGTAAACCAGCGAATGTCATAATCAGCTCCCTCCTGTTTTGACGGAACAAAGAAAACAGTTTCAGCTAAATTATTTTCCATTGCCAGCTGCTGCATCAGTTCATCATCAATCCACTTTTCTAATGGAACAACTGCTGCCGGATTTCCTTTGAATATAGTTGAAGTGAACGCATCAACCTGGTATAAATTTAATTTCATAATGTTTGTTTAAATAAGAAGCGAAACAAATACGCTGCAATCTAAAAAATCATTTTCTTTTCAGGCGAATATTTGTATCGATGGTTGAAGGAGTCATTCAATGGATAACCAATGCTCAGCTGATCAATACATTTTCGGGAGGGCCAGCTTATACCGCACTACAAGAATGCGGCTGATAAAAATAAATGCAATGCAAATGATATTGGCAATATCCGCTGCAAACGAAACTTTGAGTAAGATAAAATACAGTAACCCGCCGGCGATTGATACAGAAGCATAAATTTCTTTTCTGAAAACAAGAGGAACATTATTTAGAAGCACATCTCTGATGACTCCGCCAAAGGAACCAGTGATGGTTCCGAGTGCAATACAAATACCGGTGCTTAAATGCAATTGCAATCCCTTTTCTACACCAATGAGTGTAAAAAACCCAAGACCTAAAGCATCAAATAAAAATAAAGTGGTCGTTGCTTTTTTCAGAAATCGTCCAAAAATCATAGTGCCAATTGCAGCAGCAACAATTACTAACGTAGTAGTGCCGTCCTTTAACCATCCAACCGGCGTATCGCCAATGAGTAAATCCCTGAGTGTACCTCCGCCAATTGCTGTAACAAATGAGAGAATGATAACACCAAATGGATCCAGCTTTTTTTCCATGGCAGAAGATGCCCCTGATACTGCAAATGCAAACGTGCCGAGAATATCAATGATATGAAGCAGGTTTTCTCCCATGCATTACTCCCGCATCATTTCCAGTATTACTGCAATAATTTCTTCTGCATTTGGCTTGCTGAAATAATCGCCATCGCTTCCATAAGATGGGCGATGCTCTTTAGCAGTAATGGTTCTCGGGGCAACATCTAAATATTTATATCCTCCCTGTTCTTCCAGTACTTTGTTGAACATATAAGCAGCAGCCCCACCGGGAACATCTTCATCAACAAACACAATGCGGTTGGTTTTCTTTAGCGATTCAAGAATACTGTGATGAATATCAAATGGAAGCAGAGTCTGCACATCAATTATTTCGCAGCTTGTTCCCATCTGTTCCAAATGGCGGGCTGCATCTTCAATGATACGAAGCGTAGAACCGTAAGAAATAATTGTAAAATCTGTTCCTTTCCTGATTACTTCAGGAATGCCCATTGGCACTGTAAACGATGACAGATTAGAAGGAAGCTTTTCCTTCAGCCTGTAACCATTCAGGCATTCTATTACCAAACCGGGTTCATTACTCTGTAATAATGTATTGTACATTCCTGCTGCCTGCACCATATTACGTGGCACACAAACATAAAATCCACGCAGGCTGTTAATGATCATACCCATTGGAGATCCGCTGTGCCAGATACCTTCTAACCGATGCCCTCTTGAACGGACAATGATGGGTGCACTCTGAATACCGCCTGTACGGAAATGCAAAGTAGCAACATCATCCGTTAATGGCTGCAATCCATAAACGATATAATCAAGATACTGAATCTCAGCTATGGGTCTTAACCCACGCATAGCCAAACCAATTCCCTGGCCCATGATGGTTAACTCACGGATACCTGTATCAAAAATTCTTGTTTCACCATGCTTTGCCTGCAAACCTGCAAAGCCCTGGTTCACATCGCCAATAAAACCAAGATCTTCACCGAAAGCAACTACTTTAGGATTCGTTGCAAAGAGCTGATCAAAATAACGGTTAAGAATTTCATATCCATTCAGCAACGGGGCTTCTGCAGCAAAGGTTGCTTTTACTTCTGCAACTTTCATGGTGCTTGCAGCACCTTCATGGTACAAATGAGTGTTGAATAAAGATTTACTTTCTTTCATCAACTCATTATAATATTTTTTTGCATCAATATTATTCACATCAGCCGTTAATGCAATGGCTCTGTACAGCATACTCATGATATCTCTGCGGTTCGGCTCCCTGTTTGCTTCAAGCTCCTTTAATAATTTCTGTACAGCAGTTCCATTCGAAGAATTACTGATCAACGGGTTTATTATCACAGATACTTTTTCAACCTGCTCATGAATTGGTTGATAATATTCTGCCCATGCAGCATTTCTTTCAATGCTCACTGTTCGTTTTACATCAGATTCTATTTCACTCAATTCTTCATCATCCGCCAGTGAATTTTCAATAATCCATTCTTTCATTTTTTTAATACAATCCCATTCACGTTCCCACTGTAACCGGTCAGCCGTTTTGTAACGCTCATGACTGCCCGAAGTAGAGTGACCCTGTGGTTGTGTTACTTCTTCCACATGAAATAAGGCTGGTGTATGTGTTGTGCGGATTTTTTCAATACCTGCTTCAAATACTTCGCACATACCGGCATAATCCCATGCCTTTACTTTATAGATTTCAATTCCGGTTGCACCATCATCATTAATCTGGAAACCTTTCAGTGCCTCAGATATTGAATCTTTTGTTGTTTGATATTTCTTAGGAACGGAAATTCCGAAACCATCATCCCAAACAAAAATGGCCAGCGGTATCTGCTGCACTGCCGCCGCATTTACCGTTTCCCAGAAATGCCCTTCACTTGTTGATGCGTCGCCGATTGTTGCAAAACAAACCTCATTACCATTGTTTGATAATGAAGTAAAATCTTTTAATGTTTGTGATTGCCGAAACAGTTTGGATGCTAATGCCAAACCAACTGACCTTGGCATTTGGGCAGCGGTAGGCGCCATTCCTGACATTAGATTTTTCCGGTTAACAAGATCCAAGAACTCTCCATCGGCATTAACCGTTGCGGTTGCAAAATGCGAATTCATTTGACGGCCCGCACTGTGCGGTTCATGTTTTATATCCGGATCAGCATAAAGCTGTGCAAAAAATTCTTTGATTGTGACTGAACCTGTTGCAAATGCAAAGGTTTGGTCACGGTAATAGCCACTGTAAAAATCGCCTGGCTTGAAGAATTTAGCCATTGCCAGCTGCGGCACTTCTTTCCCGTCGCCAAAAATTCCAAACTTAGCCTTGCCTGTTAACACCTCCTTTCGCCCCATTAAGCTGGCTTCCCTGCTGAGGCAGGCAAAGCGGTAATCCTGCAAAACTTCCTGTTTGAAGTGCTCAAATGAAAGTTGCTGCAATTCTAAGCTGTCTTTGGCTGATAATTCCATGTGGCAAAAATAAATGATTTCACTTCTACGTTAACACCTGTAAGCGGCTTTGGTGAAAACAACCGTGGGGCTGTGAACAAATACTCAGCTCCATAACCTTCCGGTCAATAATTACTGCCGCTATTCGGGGCTAATGTAGTTATAAACTGGTAAAAAATTGTGAAAGGCAACCTTTCGGGGTTATGAACTGTCTGTACTTATGCTTACTTTTGGTAATCCGTAAAAAGATCATATAATATGAAAAAACTACTTTTCTCTTTTGTGTTGAGCTGCCTGCTTAGTCTTGCTGCTGTCGCACAAACACATGATGGTCACGATCACTCTAATCAAACCGTGACCCCAGCCAAAACTGAAATCATCAAATTATCTGAAACCAGTTTTGATTTTGGAAAGATTCCGCAGGGCAAACCTGTAACACACAACTTTACTGTTGAAAACATTGGAAAAGATACTTTACGGCTTGAAAATGTTCAGCCAAGCTGCGGTTGCACCACACCTGAATGGAGCAAAGAAGCTATTTTGCCGGGTGGTAAAGCAACCATTAAGGTTGGTTTCAATGCAGCCTCAGAAGGAGTATTTGAGAAGCCCGTTACAATTTATTACAATGGTGGTCAGGTAAAACAATTTACTATTAAAGGCAATGTTTGGAAAACACCTGAGCAATCAGCACCGGGCAACCAGGCATTAAACATTTTTAAACAATCACAACAATAAACATCATTTTTATGAAGTCAGTATTTGCAGCATTTTTTGCCCTGTTTTTAGTTACTGCAGCAATCGGTCAGTCTAAAAAGCCATCAGATGTGGCTAAGTTCGGCAGCGAAACAGTTGATTTGGGAAAACCAAAAGTAGGTAACCCTGTAACCGCAACATTTACATTTACCAATACAAGTACCGAAGACCTGGTAATTGAAACCGTTACTCCAGGCTGTGGCTGTACCAAATCAGATTATACAAAAGAACCCATTAAGCCGGGTAAAACCGGAACCATCACCGCTACTTATAACGCAGCAGCGGTTGGCAATTTTACAAAGAAAGTATATGTGAAATTTTTGGGTGTAGATCAGCAACAGGAGTTAACCATCATGGGTGTTGTTCAGCAATAAACAAATTCTTAGAAATAATTTTAAACCCCGGAATTTCTCCGGGGTTTTTCTTTGCTGTTCCCGCCTCCCCTATCTTTGCTTTCATGTTAGCAATCAGTAAACGTGGCGAACAGATGCCACCATCTCCCATTAGAAAATTAGTTCCTTACGCAGAAGCTGCTAAAAAAAGAGGAACCAAAGTGTATCATCTCAATATTGGTCAGCCCGATATTGAAACACCGCCTGCTATTCTTGATGCAGTGCGTAATGCTGATATTAAAGTACTTGAATACAGCCACAGTGCAGGGAATGAAAGCTACCGACGCAAACTCACACAGTATTATAAAAAAGTTGGTATTGATA carries:
- a CDS encoding DUF1573 domain-containing protein, yielding MKSVFAAFFALFLVTAAIGQSKKPSDVAKFGSETVDLGKPKVGNPVTATFTFTNTSTEDLVIETVTPGCGCTKSDYTKEPIKPGKTGTITATYNAAAVGNFTKKVYVKFLGVDQQQELTIMGVVQQ
- a CDS encoding tetratricopeptide repeat protein translates to MRLLHNYKKRLFALFVAIAMISNVIGQQKYGKEDSLRIFKYLEKADLLAEKSQLDSALFYGKLALEESGRIKLLRGESYANLKIADILYRKGEQELLGKYDSAALRNAVALKDTFLIALSYYQLGQYFLEFKKLNEAEQLFNRALLLKFEKDKNEYTAVVYNDLGYVAGERGLYDQQVEWYLKAIRLHEKNNNNIGLAQSLSNLSATYFDLNKMPEAIRYAKQAFELRQKTADLGGMALSCNNISQMYLFSDSMPQAVKYQELGLKYAEQSGIQARIAQAYVSMSLLMNRQKKFRKHLNMKRRQLHYTKRSTREWLPTGTSLLLFTVIF
- a CDS encoding transketolase, with translation MELSAKDSLELQQLSFEHFKQEVLQDYRFACLSREASLMGRKEVLTGKAKFGIFGDGKEVPQLAMAKFFKPGDFYSGYYRDQTFAFATGSVTIKEFFAQLYADPDIKHEPHSAGRQMNSHFATATVNADGEFLDLVNRKNLMSGMAPTAAQMPRSVGLALASKLFRQSQTLKDFTSLSNNGNEVCFATIGDASTSEGHFWETVNAAAVQQIPLAIFVWDDGFGISVPKKYQTTKDSISEALKGFQINDDGATGIEIYKVKAWDYAGMCEVFEAGIEKIRTTHTPALFHVEEVTQPQGHSTSGSHERYKTADRLQWEREWDCIKKMKEWIIENSLADDEELSEIESDVKRTVSIERNAAWAEYYQPIHEQVEKVSVIINPLISNSSNGTAVQKLLKELEANREPNRRDIMSMLYRAIALTADVNNIDAKKYYNELMKESKSLFNTHLYHEGAASTMKVAEVKATFAAEAPLLNGYEILNRYFDQLFATNPKVVAFGEDLGFIGDVNQGFAGLQAKHGETRIFDTGIRELTIMGQGIGLAMRGLRPIAEIQYLDYIVYGLQPLTDDVATLHFRTGGIQSAPIIVRSRGHRLEGIWHSGSPMGMIINSLRGFYVCVPRNMVQAAGMYNTLLQSNEPGLVIECLNGYRLKEKLPSNLSSFTVPMGIPEVIRKGTDFTIISYGSTLRIIEDAARHLEQMGTSCEIIDVQTLLPFDIHHSILESLKKTNRIVFVDEDVPGGAAAYMFNKVLEEQGGYKYLDVAPRTITAKEHRPSYGSDGDYFSKPNAEEIIAVILEMMRE
- a CDS encoding thiol-disulfide oxidoreductase DCC family protein; amino-acid sequence: MKQPEDNTSPQRIVLFDGVCNFCNFWIQFALKRDRKGKLLFTSLQGETARTILPQFGIDPAVLTSVIFIDDGKVYKESSAALRVCRYLDGGWKLIYVLILIPPVLRDYTYKWIGKNRYKWFGKQETCMLPTPEQRKRFLD
- a CDS encoding DUF1573 domain-containing protein, whose amino-acid sequence is MKKLLFSFVLSCLLSLAAVAQTHDGHDHSNQTVTPAKTEIIKLSETSFDFGKIPQGKPVTHNFTVENIGKDTLRLENVQPSCGCTTPEWSKEAILPGGKATIKVGFNAASEGVFEKPVTIYYNGGQVKQFTIKGNVWKTPEQSAPGNQALNIFKQSQQ
- a CDS encoding trimeric intracellular cation channel family protein; the protein is MGENLLHIIDILGTFAFAVSGASSAMEKKLDPFGVIILSFVTAIGGGTLRDLLIGDTPVGWLKDGTTTLVIVAAAIGTMIFGRFLKKATTTLFLFDALGLGFFTLIGVEKGLQLHLSTGICIALGTITGSFGGVIRDVLLNNVPLVFRKEIYASVSIAGGLLYFILLKVSFAADIANIICIAFIFISRILVVRYKLALPKMY
- a CDS encoding PhzF family phenazine biosynthesis protein, with the protein product MKLNLYQVDAFTSTIFKGNPAAVVPLEKWIDDELMQQLAMENNLAETVFFVPSKQEGADYDIRWFTPELEINLCGHATLASAFALYSILGYNKPSVTFHSKSGLLKVVKNNELYEMDFPSWKPERIADYPQDMAEILSVKEIVGAYKYRDLLIEVNTEAEVVNAKPDFTALKKTGEMVILTAKGDKVDFVSRFFAPTAGIDEDPVTGSAHSQLIPFWSEKLDKKKMFAKQLSKRGGDIHCEQLSTERVMMGGECVFYMKGEVTVN